The following are encoded in a window of Hippoglossus hippoglossus isolate fHipHip1 chromosome 23, fHipHip1.pri, whole genome shotgun sequence genomic DNA:
- the slc38a2 gene encoding sodium-coupled neutral amino acid transporter 2 — translation MKNITARTEMDYLNHEEDNSSTNSTECTYQDCSKKVQLGSQCPDLDAESQKFLPEMNTGKKKYETEYHQGNASFGMSVFNLGNAIMGSGILGLSYAMANTGIALFVILLVAVAIFSLYSVHLLLKTANEGGALVYEQLGYKAFGLPGKLAASFSITMQNIGAMSSYLYIVKYELPIVIETFLGKGNGEWYTNGDYLVLIVTVTVILPLSLLKNLGYLGYTSGLSLLCMVFFLIVVIIKKFQIPCPLPDDIHGLNENLTKLLNTTLAQLNTTAVDYSEDGCTPKYFVFNSQTVYAVPILTFAFVCHPAILPMYEELKDRSRRKMQGVANVSFLAMFIMYLLAALFGYLTFNSHVEPELLHTYSKFFKSDIILLIVRLAVLTAVTLTVPVVLFPIRTSINQHLSSSKEFSWIRHTIITMVLLAGTNCLVIFVPTIRDIFGFIGASAAAMLIFILPSAFYLKLVKKESMKSVQKIGATAFLICGLVVMIGSMTLIILDWIHNATASADTQGNGH, via the exons ATGAAAAACATCACTGCCAGAACTGAGATGGATTATCTGAACCATGAGGAGGACAACAGCAGCACCAACAGCACTGAGTGCACTTACCAGGACTGTTCCAAGAAGGTCCAACTGGGCAG CCAATGCCCTGACTTAGACGCAGAGAGTCAAAAGTTCCTCCCTGAAATGAACACGGGGAAGAAGAAGTATGAGACTGAATAT CACCAGGGCAACGCCTCCTTCGGCATGTCCGTTTTCAACCTGGGCAATGCCATCATGGGCAGTGGCATCCTGGGTCTGTCCTACGCTATGGCCAACACTGGCATTGCTCTATTTGT GATTCTCCTCGTGGCTGTGGCCATCTTCTCCTTGTATTCTGTCCACTTGCTGCTGAAGACGGCCAATGAAGGAG GTGCACTTGTGTACGAGCAGCTAGGCTACAAAGCCTTCGGGTTGCCGGGGAAACTCGCCGCTTCCTTCTCCATCACCATGCAGAACATCGGAG CCATGTCAAGCTACCTCTACATCGTCAAATACGAGCTGCCCATCGTCATTGAAACCTTTCTGGGAAAAGGCAATGG GGAGTGGTACACTAACGGAGACTACCTGGTGCTAATAGTGACGGTCACCGTTATCCTGCCCCTCTCGCTGCTCAAGAATTTGG GTTACCTTGGTTACACCAGTGGTCTGTCCCTGCTCTGCATGGTGTTTTTTCTGATTGTG GTGATCATCAAGAAGTTCCAGATCCCGTGCCCTCTGCCTGATGACATCCACGGTCTGAACGAAAACTTGACCAAGTTGCTGAACACCACCTTGGCCCAGCTGAACACCACCGCTGTGGACTACAGCGAGGACGGCTGCACGCCTAAATACTTTGTCTTCAACTCACAG ACTGTCTACGCTGTTCCAATCCTGACCTTCGCCTTCGTGTGCCACCCGGCCATCCTGCCCATGTACGAGGAGCTGAAAGA CCGTTCCCGTAGAAAGATGCAGGGCGTTGCCAACGTGTCCTTCCTGGCCATGTTCATTATGTATCTGCTCGCCGCCCTCTTCGGATATCTGACCTTCAACT CCCACGTGGAGCCCGAGCTTCTGCACACCTACTCCAAGTTCTTCAAGTCCGACATCATCCTGCTGATCGTCCGTCTGGCTGTGCTGACCGCCGTCACCCTCACCGTCCCCGTGGTGCTCTTCCCT ATTCGTACCTCCATCAACCAGCACCTGTCCAGCTCTAAGGAGTTCAGCTGGATCCGCCacaccatcatcaccatggtCCTGCTGGCTGGCACCAACTGCCTGGTCATCTTTGTCCCCACCATCAGGGACATCTTCGGCTTCAtcg gcgcctctgctgctgccatgcTCATCTTCATCCTGCCGTCGGCTTTCTACCTCAAACTGGTCAAGAAGGAGTCCATGaagtctgtgcagaagatcGGG GCAACCGCCTTCCTCATTTGCGGCCTCGTGGTCATGATCGGCAGCATGACCCTCATCATCCTGGACTGGATCCACAACGCCACAGCCAGCGCTGACACACAAGGCAACGGACACTAG